One window of Futiania mangrovi genomic DNA carries:
- a CDS encoding histone deacetylase family protein: MPLPIVHHPGYRAPLDPNHRFPMGKFGRVFEILLEEGLVAPGGHVQPVEAPPNWLRLAHDTAYVDQVMTLTVPPDVARRIGFPMTAEVARRSRLACAGTLLTARLALEQGLACNTAGGSHHAARPHGAGFCVFNDVGVAASVLLAEGAVSRILVVDLDVHQGDGTAQIFADEPRVFTFSMHAEKNFPARKMQSYRDVPLPDGMEDADYLSTLATHLPDLLTQVRPDLVFYNAGVDPHRDDRLGRLALSDAGIARRDAYVLETCLAVGVPLAGVLGGGYDRDVDVVARRHAILHRTAAGVFARRRL; the protein is encoded by the coding sequence TGCCGCTTCCCATCGTTCATCATCCGGGCTACCGGGCCCCCCTCGACCCTAACCACCGCTTCCCCATGGGCAAGTTCGGGCGGGTGTTCGAGATCCTGCTGGAGGAGGGCCTCGTCGCACCGGGCGGGCACGTGCAGCCGGTGGAGGCGCCTCCGAACTGGCTGCGGCTCGCCCATGACACGGCCTATGTCGACCAGGTAATGACGCTGACCGTGCCGCCGGACGTGGCGCGGCGCATCGGGTTTCCCATGACGGCCGAGGTGGCGCGCCGGTCCAGGCTCGCCTGCGCGGGCACGCTGCTGACCGCGCGGCTCGCGCTCGAACAGGGGCTCGCTTGCAACACGGCGGGCGGCAGCCATCACGCGGCGCGGCCGCACGGCGCAGGCTTCTGCGTCTTCAACGACGTGGGCGTGGCAGCGAGCGTCCTGCTGGCGGAGGGTGCGGTCTCCCGCATCCTCGTGGTGGATCTCGACGTGCACCAGGGTGACGGCACGGCCCAGATCTTCGCGGACGAGCCGCGCGTATTCACCTTTTCCATGCACGCGGAGAAGAACTTCCCTGCCCGCAAGATGCAAAGCTACCGCGACGTGCCCCTGCCCGACGGGATGGAGGACGCCGATTATCTCTCGACCCTCGCCACCCACCTGCCGGACTTGCTGACCCAGGTGCGGCCCGATCTCGTGTTCTACAATGCCGGGGTCGACCCGCACCGCGACGACCGGCTGGGGCGGCTTGCGCTCAGCGACGCCGGGATTGCCCGCCGCGACGCCTACGTGCTGGAGACATGCCTTGCCGTGGGCGTGCCTTTGGCGGGCGTGCTCGGCGGCGGCTATG